From one Planktothrix agardhii NIES-204 genomic stretch:
- a CDS encoding ABC-2 type transporter has translation MLRSIKGFVRSSGRGSQWSLVDSKLSLKLNLLSTLVRRDLEARYKGSILGNLWPLLNQLSQLLIYTYVFSIVLKVKLNLEGFPDNELAFGLWLFAGLIPWFAFTNGLIQAASSVVGQPNLVKKVVFPLGLLPLVPIFSSFIESSFGLVALIGLTALSSQILHPTLWLLPLVWIPQVLLTAGLGYLTAGLTVFLRDIPQSLGVILNLWFYVTPILYPVGKVPESWQFWIVWCNPITGLSESYRDLVLVGEMSHWGELAMSSIFALVMFCLGLWVYRRLRPAFADVL, from the coding sequence TTGCTGCGGTCAATCAAGGGTTTTGTCAGAAGTTCGGGGCGTGGGAGTCAGTGGTCGCTTGTCGATAGCAAATTATCCCTCAAACTGAATCTGCTCAGTACATTAGTCCGAAGGGACTTAGAGGCACGATACAAAGGTTCTATTCTCGGCAACCTCTGGCCTTTATTGAATCAGTTGTCCCAACTGCTGATTTATACCTATGTTTTTTCCATTGTTCTCAAGGTCAAACTCAATCTTGAGGGTTTTCCCGATAACGAATTAGCCTTTGGCCTGTGGCTATTTGCGGGTTTAATTCCTTGGTTTGCCTTCACAAATGGATTAATTCAAGCAGCCAGTTCCGTTGTCGGACAGCCGAATTTAGTCAAAAAGGTGGTTTTTCCCCTGGGACTATTGCCCCTGGTACCTATTTTCTCCTCCTTTATTGAAAGCTCCTTTGGCTTAGTGGCCTTAATTGGCTTAACCGCCTTGTCTTCTCAAATCCTCCACCCTACCCTTTGGTTACTGCCGTTAGTTTGGATACCCCAAGTCCTATTAACCGCCGGGTTAGGCTACTTAACAGCCGGATTGACCGTATTTTTACGGGATATTCCCCAGAGTTTAGGCGTAATTTTGAACCTTTGGTTTTATGTGACGCCGATTCTATATCCCGTCGGTAAAGTTCCTGAATCCTGGCAATTTTGGATTGTTTGGTGTAATCCGATTACTGGACTTTCAGAAAGCTATCGAGATTTAGTTTTAGTCGGGGAAATGAGCCATTGGGGAGAATTAGCCATGTCCTCAATATTCGCCTTGGTTATGTTTTGTTTAGGCCTATGGGTTTATAGACGGTTGCGTCCAGCCTTTGCTGACGTTTTGTAG
- a CDS encoding hypothetical membrane protein produces MSRKNLFFKVILAGFSLGFILDFTAKFWGEFLWFEEVDYLSVFKGRLWIEVGLALLGLLITVAWLMGNLVIARRHRYLPQHLQNKPPDHLFDLSHQNLPRFSLGLPSLLMLVMGLSLLLGLIIIHYSQIFISYWHWDASQALFSNLPAQFEPHIFEQWIKNFKAYSWKIPVLLILVISIIWNPLIIFSFIALIFGFGFSLLLSSHWASFLQYFHPTSFNQIEPLLNRDISFYIFSLPIAHLLEFWLIGLFSVSFITCSLIYLLSGNSISQGRFPSFSHPQQRHLHGLAGLLMFSCAMRYWLARYELLYSTQGVVFGADFTDVNILKPSYLLLSIIAIFLSIFLIWQSLFSVKKVRPYIDIFLRKIGVLSLIKNRNSRRDKLFADSYSLRVIFTWYLGFAILVVSIIPNLVQQLIVQPNELERELPYIKYSIKYTRQGFNLDKINVETFDPNAKLSYTDIQNNNLTIDNIRLWDKRPLLQTNRQLQQIRLYYEFSDADYDRYSILPDKFLGKFNTGLQKQQVLISPRELNYELVPEKAKTWVNEHLVYTHGYGFTLSPVNRVAEGGLPEFFVKNIGADPRLDQDTTLEVSPRIKNIIPIGKPRLYYGLLTNTQIMTSTKVKELDFPLGNENVYNIYNGEGGIVIGTGWKRLLFAYYLKNWQMLFTDNFTPETKLLFRRNILERVKAIAPFLHYDSNPYLVVADSNSPSIDHNYLYWMIDAYTTSNMYPYSDPEGAGFNYIRNSVKVIIDAYNGKVKFYSLEEDQDPIISTLKQVFPDLFNSIEEMPLTLRQHIRYPVDLFSVQSQHLLTYHMSDPIVFYNREDLWRVPVEIYASKQQPMEPYYLIMRLPTEKTEEFMLLLPFTPASRNNLIAWLAARSDLEHYGSLLLYRFPKQRLVFGPEQVEALINQEPEISEQISLWSRQGSRVIQGNLLVIPIEQSLLYVEPLYLEAEENSLPTLVRVIVASENRIVMRPTLEEALRDVFQAPPIQPDLPLTLPTPEAS; encoded by the coding sequence ATGTCGAGAAAAAATCTGTTTTTTAAAGTGATTTTAGCGGGATTTAGTTTGGGCTTTATCCTCGATTTCACTGCTAAGTTTTGGGGTGAATTTCTTTGGTTTGAAGAAGTCGATTATTTGTCGGTTTTTAAAGGAAGATTATGGATAGAAGTTGGGTTAGCACTATTGGGTTTATTAATCACTGTAGCTTGGTTAATGGGAAATTTAGTTATAGCTCGACGCCATCGATATTTACCTCAACATTTACAAAATAAACCTCCCGATCATCTTTTTGATTTATCTCATCAGAATTTACCTCGATTTTCCTTGGGATTACCTTCGCTTTTAATGCTGGTGATGGGTTTATCCCTGTTGCTGGGTTTGATTATTATTCATTATAGCCAGATTTTTATTAGTTATTGGCATTGGGATGCGAGTCAAGCTCTATTTTCTAATCTACCCGCCCAGTTTGAACCTCATATTTTTGAGCAATGGATTAAAAATTTTAAAGCCTACAGTTGGAAAATCCCTGTTTTATTAATTTTAGTAATTTCTATTATCTGGAATCCTCTAATTATTTTTAGTTTTATTGCTTTAATCTTTGGTTTTGGTTTCAGCTTATTATTATCCAGTCATTGGGCAAGTTTCTTGCAATATTTTCATCCCACTTCTTTTAACCAAATCGAACCCTTATTAAATAGAGATATTAGCTTTTATATTTTTAGTCTCCCCATTGCTCACCTCCTAGAATTTTGGTTAATTGGATTGTTTTCAGTTAGTTTTATTACTTGTAGTTTAATCTATTTACTCTCTGGAAATAGTATCAGTCAAGGACGATTCCCAAGTTTTTCTCACCCTCAGCAACGTCACCTGCACGGATTAGCAGGGCTTCTGATGTTCAGTTGTGCGATGCGGTATTGGTTAGCCCGTTATGAACTTTTATACTCCACTCAGGGGGTAGTATTTGGGGCAGATTTTACTGATGTCAATATCTTAAAACCCAGTTATTTATTGTTATCTATAATTGCTATATTTCTTTCTATTTTTCTGATTTGGCAATCTCTTTTTTCGGTTAAAAAAGTTAGACCATATATTGATATTTTTTTAAGAAAAATAGGGGTACTATCTCTAATTAAAAACCGAAATTCACGCCGAGATAAATTATTCGCAGATAGCTATTCCCTTAGAGTAATATTTACTTGGTATTTAGGATTTGCGATTCTGGTAGTAAGTATTATACCAAATTTAGTTCAACAGTTAATTGTTCAACCTAATGAATTAGAACGAGAATTACCTTATATTAAATACAGTATTAAATATACTCGCCAAGGATTTAATTTAGATAAAATTAATGTTGAAACTTTTGATCCAAATGCTAAACTAAGTTATACCGATATTCAAAATAATAATTTAACGATCGATAATATTCGTCTTTGGGATAAACGACCGTTATTACAAACTAATCGTCAATTACAACAAATTCGCCTCTATTATGAATTTTCCGACGCCGATTATGATCGCTATTCTATTCTACCCGATAAGTTTTTAGGAAAGTTCAATACAGGTTTACAAAAACAACAGGTACTCATTTCTCCCAGGGAATTAAACTATGAATTAGTCCCAGAAAAAGCCAAAACTTGGGTTAACGAACATTTGGTTTATACCCATGGTTATGGTTTTACTCTCTCCCCGGTTAATCGGGTTGCGGAGGGTGGTCTTCCTGAATTTTTTGTGAAAAATATTGGTGCTGATCCACGATTAGATCAAGATACAACCTTAGAAGTTTCTCCCCGTATTAAAAATATAATTCCTATTGGTAAACCTCGACTTTATTACGGGTTACTTACCAATACTCAAATAATGACTTCAACTAAAGTAAAAGAACTCGATTTTCCCCTAGGAAATGAGAATGTTTATAACATCTACAATGGCGAGGGCGGAATTGTGATTGGAACTGGATGGAAACGGTTGTTATTTGCCTATTATTTAAAAAATTGGCAAATGTTATTTACGGATAACTTCACCCCCGAAACTAAATTACTTTTTCGGCGCAATATTTTAGAAAGGGTAAAAGCGATCGCCCCTTTTCTACATTATGATAGTAACCCTTATCTAGTAGTTGCTGATTCTAACTCGCCATCCATTGACCATAACTATTTATATTGGATGATTGATGCTTATACTACCAGTAATATGTACCCCTATTCCGATCCTGAAGGAGCCGGATTTAACTATATTAGAAATTCGGTGAAAGTGATTATTGATGCTTATAACGGTAAGGTTAAATTCTATTCATTAGAGGAAGATCAAGATCCGATCATATCCACACTGAAACAGGTTTTTCCCGATTTATTTAATTCTATTGAAGAAATGCCTCTCACCCTGCGTCAACATATTCGCTATCCCGTTGATTTATTTAGTGTTCAATCTCAACATTTACTAACTTATCACATGAGTGATCCGATTGTTTTTTATAATCGGGAAGACCTCTGGCGGGTTCCAGTAGAAATTTATGCGAGTAAACAACAACCCATGGAACCCTATTATTTAATCATGCGATTACCGACGGAAAAAACCGAGGAATTTATGCTGCTGCTGCCTTTTACTCCAGCTAGTCGGAATAACTTAATCGCTTGGTTAGCCGCTCGCTCTGATCTCGAACATTATGGCAGTTTACTATTATATCGTTTTCCTAAACAACGATTAGTATTTGGGCCGGAACAGGTAGAAGCTTTAATTAATCAAGAACCCGAAATTTCCGAGCAGATTTCCCTCTGGAGTCGTCAAGGATCACGGGTAATTCAAGGGAATTTATTAGTGATTCCCATTGAACAATCCCTACTTTATGTTGAACCTTTATATTTAGAAGCAGAGGAAAATAGTTTACCCACCTTAGTTCGAGTAATTGTTGCTAGTGAAAACCGGATTGTGATGCGACCAACCTTAGAAGAAGCATTAAGAGATGTCTTTCAAGCCCCACCGATTCAACCGGATCTTCCCCTAACTTTACCAACTCCAGAAGCCAGTTAA
- a CDS encoding putative ABC transporter ATP-binding protein, protein MTEIAISVNHVSKCFKRYRHPVDRLKEIFVPGKSLAHNFWALQDINLEVWKGQTLGVVGRNGSGKSTLLQIIVGTLTPTQGDVQVNGRVSALLELGSGFNPEFTGRQNVFFNGQLLGLKTHEIEAKFDSIAAFADIGDFIDQPVKTYSSGMYVRLGFAVATSVDPDILIVDEALSVGDEAFQRKCFSRIHEIKDRGGTILFVSHSAPSIIQLCDSAVLMDRGELLLEHTPKMIISKYQKMIYADADQMIMIRDEIQHLTRKSSQPLEVIEEDSQKNQSHPKNPASPSVLPSWNTKNGHYKDYFDPKLVPDHPIKYPSRGAEILEPHIITLGGETVNHLVARNSYIYTYSVKFDKLASHVRFGMLIKTVSGFELAGASFLATSQSIKQIEPGTTIAIKFKFECQLSPDVYFLNAGVSGIVEGEFTYLDRCIDVGMFRVQPYEDSCSTGVVDLLIEPSLKIKSGLVKTASEL, encoded by the coding sequence ATGACCGAAATTGCTATATCTGTTAATCACGTCTCTAAATGCTTCAAACGTTATCGCCATCCGGTGGATAGATTGAAGGAAATTTTTGTGCCTGGAAAGAGTCTGGCTCATAATTTTTGGGCATTGCAAGATATTAATTTAGAAGTTTGGAAAGGCCAAACTTTAGGGGTTGTTGGGCGCAATGGTTCGGGAAAAAGTACCCTATTACAAATAATTGTTGGAACTTTAACCCCAACTCAAGGAGATGTGCAAGTTAATGGTCGAGTTTCAGCATTATTAGAACTCGGTAGTGGGTTTAATCCTGAATTTACTGGGCGACAAAATGTATTTTTTAATGGTCAATTATTGGGATTAAAAACCCATGAAATTGAAGCCAAATTTGATAGTATTGCTGCTTTTGCTGATATTGGAGATTTTATTGATCAACCTGTCAAAACCTATTCCAGTGGAATGTATGTGCGTTTAGGATTTGCGGTAGCTACCAGTGTTGATCCTGATATTTTAATTGTTGATGAAGCGTTATCCGTTGGGGATGAAGCCTTTCAACGTAAATGTTTTAGTCGAATTCATGAAATCAAAGATCGGGGTGGAACCATTTTATTTGTCTCCCATTCAGCCCCTTCAATTATTCAACTCTGTGACTCGGCTGTATTAATGGATCGGGGAGAATTGTTACTCGAACATACTCCTAAAATGATCATTTCTAAATATCAAAAAATGATCTATGCCGATGCTGATCAAATGATCATGATTAGAGATGAAATTCAACATTTAACCCGTAAATCCTCCCAACCTTTAGAGGTAATTGAAGAAGATTCTCAAAAAAATCAGTCCCATCCTAAAAACCCAGCCTCTCCCTCCGTCCTACCTTCTTGGAATACAAAAAATGGACATTATAAAGATTATTTTGATCCCAAATTAGTTCCTGATCATCCGATTAAATATCCTTCCCGTGGGGCTGAAATTTTAGAACCCCATATTATTACTTTAGGGGGTGAAACGGTTAATCATTTAGTCGCTCGAAATAGTTATATTTACACCTATTCCGTGAAATTTGATAAACTCGCCTCCCATGTTCGCTTTGGAATGTTAATTAAAACCGTGAGTGGATTTGAATTAGCGGGAGCTTCCTTTTTAGCCACATCTCAGTCGATTAAACAGATTGAACCCGGAACAACCATTGCCATCAAATTTAAGTTTGAATGTCAATTATCACCGGATGTTTATTTCCTGAATGCGGGAGTTTCTGGTATTGTAGAGGGTGAATTCACTTATTTAGATCGCTGTATTGATGTTGGGATGTTCCGAGTTCAACCCTATGAAGATTCCTGTAGCACTGGGGTAGTGGACTTGTTGATTGAACCCAGTTTAAAAATCAAGTCCGGTTTAGTAAAAACAGCATCGGAACTATAG